A region from the Halosolutus gelatinilyticus genome encodes:
- a CDS encoding toll/interleukin-1 receptor domain-containing protein: MFPEFADQSDYDTQQDLVGLAVYWISACNGYGAVPISEVHDILTLYDFNLSDQTVATRMQQLKDEGLVYYRERSGTYSGFQLTIPGFERYDEMSGGCPGMNERGSGEPEETVEGQESRDNVGNESAENSYDVFISHAGEDKDPVARPLANELRDRGFDVWFDEFELQIGNRLRRSIDDGLANSNHGIIILSEAYFGKQWPEEELEGLMSRENDNTDIILPLWYGVGEQEVTEYSPMLSGRVAGVIDEDNVDRIAESLSEILRD; the protein is encoded by the coding sequence ATGTTCCCCGAATTCGCCGATCAATCTGATTATGACACTCAGCAGGATCTGGTGGGGCTGGCAGTCTACTGGATTTCAGCCTGCAACGGTTATGGCGCTGTACCGATATCAGAGGTACACGATATCCTGACCTTGTATGACTTCAATCTCAGTGACCAAACGGTAGCGACTCGAATGCAACAGCTCAAAGATGAGGGACTAGTCTATTATAGGGAGAGGTCAGGAACCTATTCTGGATTTCAACTTACTATACCAGGATTTGAGCGATACGATGAAATGTCCGGTGGCTGCCCGGGAATGAACGAAAGAGGTAGCGGCGAACCCGAGGAGACAGTGGAGGGCCAAGAGAGCCGGGATAATGTCGGCAATGAATCAGCGGAAAATTCCTACGATGTGTTTATCTCTCACGCTGGCGAGGACAAGGATCCAGTCGCCCGGCCCCTCGCTAATGAACTGCGTGACCGGGGATTCGATGTTTGGTTCGACGAGTTTGAACTCCAGATCGGGAATCGGTTACGGCGGTCGATCGATGACGGATTGGCTAACTCAAACCACGGAATAATCATCTTGTCAGAGGCGTATTTCGGTAAACAGTGGCCTGAGGAGGAACTGGAAGGGTTGATGTCGCGCGAAAACGATAACACAGATATCATCTTGCCGCTCTGGTACGGAGTTGGCGAGCAAGAAGTAACAGAGTACAGTCCAATGTTATCCGGACGGGTAGCCGGAGTAATCGACGAAGACAACGTTGACCGAATTGCTGAATCCCTTTCTGAGATTCTACGTGACTGA